The following proteins come from a genomic window of Zonotrichia leucophrys gambelii isolate GWCS_2022_RI chromosome 4, RI_Zleu_2.0, whole genome shotgun sequence:
- the LOC135447251 gene encoding toll-like receptor 1, translated as MTLNTSFLRNVFLYKCLFALTFWNHVSLSVEDELFTSVSNNFPEDVSNQKIVSLPLLYTKSHQSETDGDWVVVQNTTESLSLSEIKEKKVKKLIALLSNFRQGSKLQNLTLTNLSVNWNDLMEMFQTVWHSSVEYFNINNVTTLSDIEHYNFDYSGTSMKALTLKKIVIKDMYFSQDDLYKIFADMNIADMTIADSEMIHMLCPSSKSPFRYLNFLKNDLTDFLFQKCDNLAQLETLILQKNKFESLRKVSFMTSRMKSLTYLDMSNNLLRHDGAGVQCQWAESLAELDLSSNQLVDAVFECLPANVQKLSLRNNHISNVPSGVAELKSLEELNLASNRLADLPGCGGFASLQFLNVEMNSILTPSADFFQSCPRVRELQAGHNPFQCSCELQAFIQLERRSGGKLFGWPAAYVCEYPEGLRGTELKDFHLSPLACNTTLLLVTALLLTLLLVAAVASLCIYLDVPWYVRMTWQWTQTKRRAWHNPPADQEAILQFHAFISYSERDSLWVKNELIPNLERGEGSVQLCQHERNFIPGKSIVENIINCIEKSYRSIFVLSPNFVQSEWCHYELYFAHHKLFSENSNSLILILLEPIPPYLIPARYHKLKALMAKRTYMEWPKERSKRALFWANLRAAISINLPKADENLYEETD; from the coding sequence ATGACACTAAATACGAGCTTTCTCAGAAACGTTTTTCTGTACAAGTGTCTGTTTGCATTAACTTTTTGGAACCATGTCAGCCTGTCTGTGGAAGATGAACTCTTTACATCTGTTTCTAACAATTTTCCAGAAGATGTTTCTAACCAAAAAATCGTGAGCCTGCCACTCTTGTATACAAAGAGTCATCAGTCCGAAACTGATGGTGATTGGGTTGTCGTACAAAATACTACAGAAAGCCTGTCATTGtcagaaatcaaagaaaaaaaggtaaaaaagttGATAGCCTTATTATCTAATTTCAGACAAGGATCCAAGTTACAAAATCTGACACTGACAAATCTGTCAGTGAACTGGAATGATCTCATGGAAATGTTTCAGACTGTATGGCACTCATCCGTTGAATACTTCAATATTAACAATGTAACAACGCTCTCAGACATTGAACATTATAACTTTGACTATTCAGGTACTTCCATGAAAGCATTGACACTGAAGAAAATTGTAATCAAAGACATGTACTTTTCACAGGATGACCTatacaaaatatttgcagaCATGAATATTGCAGACATGACAATAGCTGATTCAGAGATGATTCATATGCTTTGTCCTTCATCTAAGAGTCCCTTTAGATAcctaaattttttaaagaatgatttaacagattttctttttcaaaaatgtgACAACCTAGCTCAGCTGGAGACATTAATCTTGCAGAAGAATAAATTTGAGAGCCTTCGCAAAGTAAGCTTCATGACGAGCCGTATGAAATCCCTGACGTACCTGGACATGAGCAACAACCTGCTGCGCCACGATGGAGCTGGCGTGCAGTGCCAGTGGGCCGAGtctctggcagagctggacCTGTCCTCCAATCAGTTGGTGGATGCTGTGTTTGAGTGCTTGCCGGCCAACGTCCAAAAACTCAGCCTACGAAACAATCACatcagcaatgtccccagcGGGGTGGCGGAGCTGAAATCCTTGGAGGAGCTGAACCTGGCATCGAACAGGCTGGCCGACCTGCCGGGCTGCGGCGGCTTCGCGTCCCTGCAGTTCCTGAACGTGGAGATGAATTCGATCCTGACCCCGTCTGCTGACTTCTTCCAGAGCTGCCCGAGggtcagggagctgcaggccgGGCACAACCCGTTCCAGTgctcctgtgagctgcaggCCTTTATCCAGCTGGAGAGGCGCTCCGGGGGAAAGCTGTTTGGCTGGCCGGCGGCCTACGTGTGCGAGTACCCAGAGGGCTTGCGAGGGACGGAGCTCAAGGACTTCCACCTGAGCCCGCTGGCTTGCAACACGACGCTGCTGctggtgacagctctgctgctgacgctgctgctggtggctgcgGTGGCCTCCCTGTGCATCTACCTGGATGTGCCGTGGTACGTGCGGATGACGTGGCAGTGGACGCAGACGAAGCGCAGAGCTTGGCACAACCCCCCCGCAGATCAGGAGGCCATTCTGCAGTTCCACGCGTTCATTTCCTACAGCGAGCGCGATTCGCTGTGGGTGAAGAACGAGCTGATCCCGAACCTGGAGAGGGGGGAGGGCAGcgtgcagctgtgccagcacgAGAGAAACTTTATCCCCGGCAAGAGCATTGTGGAGAACATCATTAACTGCATTGAGAAGAGCTACAGGTCCATCTTTGTGTTGTCTCCCAACTTTGTGCAGAGTGAGTGGTGCCACTATGAGCTGTACTTTGCCCATCACAAGTTGTTCAGTGAGAATTCCAACAGCTTAATCCTCATTTTGCTGGAGCCCATCCCTCCGTACCTTATCCCTGCCAGGTATCACAAGCTGAAAGCTCTCATGGCAAAGCGCACCTACATGGAGTGGCCGAAGGAGAGGAGCAAGCGCGCCCTATTCTGGGCCAACCTCAGGGCAGCCATTAGCATTAACCTGCCAAAAGCTGATGAAAACTTATATGAGGAAACAGATTAA